The nucleotide window TCACCGCACACGTCCGACTGTCACCCGACGCGGGCCGCGAGCGGACCGGCCGGGACACGTCACCGGCGACGGTCCAGCAGCAGGACGTCCACGGTCGAGCCGGCGGCCGCCGTGGTGACCCGCTCGCCGAGCACCAGCAGCCCGTTGGCCTCGGCCAACCCGGAGAGAGTGAACGGCCCGCCGCTGAGCGGCTGGACCGTGTACCCGCCACCGCGTCGCTCGGCGACGTGCGCCGGCCGGAACTCCCGCAGCCCCGTCGGGGACGACACGGTCTCCAGCAGGTGGGCCCGCACGCTGGGTCGGAACACCGGCTCGGCGCCGGCGAGCAGTTGGATGGCGGGGCGGGCCAGCACCTCGAAGCCGATCAACGCGGCGCCCGGGTCGCCGGGCAGGCAGACCACCGGCACCTCCTCGGCGCCGACCGTGCCGAACCCGAGCGCGGTGCCGGGATAGAGCGCCACGTCGGTGAACGTGACCGGCCCGGCGCGACCGCCCTCGCGGCGGGAGAGGATCCGGCGCACCATGTCCCCGGGGCCGGTACCGGTGCCCCCGGTGGTGATGATCAAGTCGGCGCGCAGCGTCTGGTCCTCCAGCAGGCCGCGCAGCCCCTCCGGGTCGTCGTCGCAGATTCCCACCCGGTACGCCAGGGCGCCCACCTCGGCCGCCGCAGCGGTCAGCGCGTGCGAGTTCGCGTCCACCACCTGGCCGGGCTGACTGCCCCGGCCCACGTCGACGAGTTCGTCACCGGTGGCCACGATGACCACCCGTGGGCTGGGCCGCACCACCACGTGCCCGATGCCGGTCGCCGCGAAGACGGCGACCAGGGCCGGGGACACGTAGGTGCCGGCCCGGGCGAGCAGGGTGCCGGCGGGCAGCTCCTCACCCGCTCGGCGTACCCCGTACCCCCGCTTGGGGGTACGGAAGATCTCCACGGCGGCCATGCCCTGGTCGGTCCACTCCACCGGGACCACGACGTCAGCGGCGACCGGCAGCGGCGCCCCGGCGGCGACCGAGAAGCACGAGCCGGGGGTGAGCCGGACCGGCCGCCAGCTCGCGGCGCCGAGATCGCCGACCACGTTGAGCCGGATGGTGCGGCCGCCGGGCGTGCCGGAGGGGGCCGGGACGTAGCTCGGCCCCCGACCCCCTCCGGAAATGTCCTCCCAGCGCGCGGCGTAGCCGTCCACGGCCGCCTGGTCGAAGGCCGGGAAGGCGTGCGGCGCGACGACGTCCTCGGCGAGGACGTTGCCGTGCGCCTGGGTGAGGTCGAGGTCGAGTGGCGGCAGCGCGCGCAACCTGCGCAGCACGCTGCCCAGGTAGTCGGCGAGCGGCGTCAACTCGTTCGCGGCCGCCTCGGCGTCGGCCGTCGCGGTCATGTACCAGATCCGCCTGCCGCGTCGGCCTTGACGAAGTCGGCCAGCCAGGACCGGAACTCGGCGCCCAGGTCGTCGCGCTCGGCGGCGATCTGCACCACCGTCTGGAGGTACCCCAGCGGCATGCCCGTGTCGTAGCGGGTGCCCCGGTAGACGATCGCGTGCACCGGAGTGCCCTCGGTACGCAGCAGTTCCATCGCGTCGGTCAGCTGGATCTCGCCGCCGCTGCCCGGCTTGGTCCGCCGGATCGCGTCGAAGATCTTGCCCGGCAGGACGTAGCGGCCGAGCACCGCGAGGTTGCTCGGGGCGTCCTCCGGCTGCGGCTTCTCCACCATCCCGGTCACCTTGACGACCTCGCCGATGTCGGTCAGCTCCGACTCGGCCGGTTCGACGGAGGCGATCCCGTACCGCTTGGTCTCGGACGGGTCGACCTCGAAGAACGCGAGCACCACACCGCCGGTGCGGGCCTGCAACTCCAGCATCGCCGGCAGCAGCGGCTCCGACGGCTTGACGAACTCGTCGCCGAGCAGCACCGCGAAGGGCTGGTCGCCGACGTGCGACTCGGCGTACCCGACGGCGTGGCCGAGCCCGAGCTGCTCGGGCTGCCGCACGGTGTAGATCTCGGCCAGCTCGCTGGGCCGACGCACGGCGGCCAGCCGCTCGGTGTCGCCCTTCTCCTCCAGCCTGGTCTCCAGGTCCGGACGACGGTCGAAGTGGTCCACCATCGACGTCTTACCCCGACCGGTGATCAGCAACACGTCACCGATGCCAGCCTGCGTGGCCTCCTCGACGATGTACTGCAACACCGGCCGATCCACCACCGGCAGCAGTTCCTTGGGCACCGCCTTGGTGGCCGGCAGGAACCGGGTGGCCAGTCCGGCGGCCGGGATGACGGCCTTGACCGCCAGGGGACGGCCGTTTGCGGCGACCGTCGATGAGGGGTTCGCTGAGTGCTCCGACATGCCGCGAGACTATCGGCCACGGCTCTGCCGCGGCGGCTGTGGCCCAGAAGACGCGCCGCCACCCGACCCCGGCCGCGCCGCGTCCGGGCCGGCCCGCGCCCCGCCCGTCGCGCTGTCCGGGGTGTCGTCGGCCGAATCCGGTCGCGCGTGCGCCGGGCCTGCCAGCGATGATTCCGGTACGCCCACAGCCGGGTCGGACCGGGCGGGCCCGCCCGGCTCCCGGGTGGCCTGCACCGGCTGGCCGGCGCGCGGCAGCCCGTCGGGTGGGCTCACCGCGCACGCGAGCACCGGGATCTCCCGGGTCGGCAGATCCGAGCGCACCTCGGCGACCCGGTACGTGTCGCGGCCCGCCGCCTTGGCCGCGTAGAGCGCGTCGTCGGCGGCCTCCAGCACCTCCCGCCCGGTGCTGCCGTGGTCCGGGAAGACGGCGATGCCCACCGACACGGTCACCAGGACCGGCCCGGCGTACGCCTCGACGGCGATGGCCGTGTCACGTACCGCCGCGCCGAGCCGCTCGGCCACGATCGCCGCACCCCGGGCGTCGGTCTCCGGCAGCAGCAGCACGAACTCCTCACCGCCCTGCCGGAAGGCCAGGTCGACCTCACGAATTTCCCCGCGCACCCGCCGGGCGAACTCGGCCAGCACGGTGTCCCCCGCGGCGTGCCCGTACGTGTCGTTGACGTCCTTGAACCGGTCGAGGTCCAACGCGAGGACGCTGAGCATCCGCCCGAAGCGGCTGGCCCGTTCCACCTCCCGCCGGATCGACTCGCGCAGGTAGCGGTAGTTCCACAGCCCGGTGAGCGGGTCGGTGAGGGAGAGCCGCTGCGCCTCCTCGTGCACCCGGACGTTGTCCACCGCCACTGCCGCATGGCCGGCGAAGGTGCGCAGGGTGGCCAGGTCGTCGTCGTCGAACTCGTCGGCGCCCAGCCGGTCGTAGAGGGCCAGCACGCCGAGCGCGGCCGCCGCGCCAGCCTCGTCGGACGACCCCGATCCTCCGGTTCCGGTTGCGCCGATGGTGGTGGTGGCGCCGCCCGGGGCAGCGAACGGAACCGCGACGTAGGTGCGGCAGCGTGGCTCACCCGTCGGTGCCTCGGTCGGCTCTGCCCTGCCCCGCTGGGGTTCCCCGGTGGCGGCGACCGCACCGACCACGCCGACACCGACCGGCACCCGAAGGGTCTGCGACCCGTCCGCGCCCTCCTCCGGCCAGCGCCCGTCCAATCCCTCGGTGCACTGCGCGACGAGCACCCCGCCGGTCTCCACGAGCAGCACGGCACCGGCACGCGCGCCGGTGGCCCCGATGGCGCTACGCAGGATCACCCGCAGGATGCGTTGCAGGTCGTGCGTGCTGGCCAGGGTGTCGCCGAGCACCGCGAGGTGCCCCCGCAGCTGGTCCCGGTTGCTGGTCAGCGCGGTGACGTAGGAGCCGGTCTCCCGGGTCATCCGGTTGAAAGCGGCGGCCAACCGCCCCAACTCGTCGCGACTGCGGACCGGCACCCGCGCGGTCAGGTCGCCCTGGGCCACCCGGTCGACCGCACCGGCCAACTCCGCCAGCGGCCGGGTGGTCACCCGGGCCAGCCGCCAGGCGGTCAGCACGGCGAGCAGCCCGGCCAGCACTACCACCCCGACCAGCGTGGCGTGCAGCCCCGGTGGCCGTTCACTGGGCACGGAGAGCACCAGTGGCAGCGGCTGCGTGTCGGAGGGCCCGAGCCTGCGCACGTACCGGCCCTCGTTGGTCTCGGTGACCTGCTCGCCGCTGCCGGCGACGGCGGCGGCCAGCACCGCGTCGCGTACGTCCCGGGACTCGGTCGTGTGGGTGACCCGCGCGGCGCTCGCCCCACTGTCGAGCAGGGTGACCGCCACCCCGGTCACCGCCGCCAGTCGGGCCACGAAGGCCGGGTCGACCAGTTGCGCGGCGGTCACAGTGCCCAGCCGGGTGCCGGCGGGATCGTGCAGGGCGACCTGGGCGGCCAGCGCACGGACCGGGCCGGTCGAGCCCGTGCTCGTGCCCCCGTTCGGGCCTCCGGTCGAGCCGGCGCAGTCCTGCCACGGGGTCGACGGCGCACCGGGCGAGACGTAGGTGACCTGGCTGGCCACGTCGGTGATCAGCACCGCGGCGGCCAGGCCCCGGCCGACCAGTTGCGCGGCGGCGACGCCCGGATCGGCGGCGAGCGCCACCGCGTCGGCGATGGCGCGTAGCTGCTGGCAGAGCGCGTCGACCGAGGTGCGCACGGTGGACGCCGCCACCGCCAGCCGCTCGGTGGAGCGGCTGCGGTCGACCGCCGCGACGGTGGAGGCGACGAAG belongs to Micromonospora ureilytica and includes:
- a CDS encoding molybdopterin molybdotransferase MoeA — protein: MTATADAEAAANELTPLADYLGSVLRRLRALPPLDLDLTQAHGNVLAEDVVAPHAFPAFDQAAVDGYAARWEDISGGGRGPSYVPAPSGTPGGRTIRLNVVGDLGAASWRPVRLTPGSCFSVAAGAPLPVAADVVVPVEWTDQGMAAVEIFRTPKRGYGVRRAGEELPAGTLLARAGTYVSPALVAVFAATGIGHVVVRPSPRVVIVATGDELVDVGRGSQPGQVVDANSHALTAAAAEVGALAYRVGICDDDPEGLRGLLEDQTLRADLIITTGGTGTGPGDMVRRILSRREGGRAGPVTFTDVALYPGTALGFGTVGAEEVPVVCLPGDPGAALIGFEVLARPAIQLLAGAEPVFRPSVRAHLLETVSSPTGLREFRPAHVAERRGGGYTVQPLSGGPFTLSGLAEANGLLVLGERVTTAAAGSTVDVLLLDRRR
- a CDS encoding UTP--glucose-1-phosphate uridylyltransferase: MSEHSANPSSTVAANGRPLAVKAVIPAAGLATRFLPATKAVPKELLPVVDRPVLQYIVEEATQAGIGDVLLITGRGKTSMVDHFDRRPDLETRLEEKGDTERLAAVRRPSELAEIYTVRQPEQLGLGHAVGYAESHVGDQPFAVLLGDEFVKPSEPLLPAMLELQARTGGVVLAFFEVDPSETKRYGIASVEPAESELTDIGEVVKVTGMVEKPQPEDAPSNLAVLGRYVLPGKIFDAIRRTKPGSGGEIQLTDAMELLRTEGTPVHAIVYRGTRYDTGMPLGYLQTVVQIAAERDDLGAEFRSWLADFVKADAAGGSGT
- a CDS encoding diguanylate cyclase encodes the protein MTLRGRLTAAFLVVVLGPVLLGALFVASTVAAVDRSRSTERLAVAASTVRTSVDALCQQLRAIADAVALAADPGVAAAQLVGRGLAAAVLITDVASQVTYVSPGAPSTPWQDCAGSTGGPNGGTSTGSTGPVRALAAQVALHDPAGTRLGTVTAAQLVDPAFVARLAAVTGVAVTLLDSGASAARVTHTTESRDVRDAVLAAAVAGSGEQVTETNEGRYVRRLGPSDTQPLPLVLSVPSERPPGLHATLVGVVVLAGLLAVLTAWRLARVTTRPLAELAGAVDRVAQGDLTARVPVRSRDELGRLAAAFNRMTRETGSYVTALTSNRDQLRGHLAVLGDTLASTHDLQRILRVILRSAIGATGARAGAVLLVETGGVLVAQCTEGLDGRWPEEGADGSQTLRVPVGVGVVGAVAATGEPQRGRAEPTEAPTGEPRCRTYVAVPFAAPGGATTTIGATGTGGSGSSDEAGAAAALGVLALYDRLGADEFDDDDLATLRTFAGHAAVAVDNVRVHEEAQRLSLTDPLTGLWNYRYLRESIRREVERASRFGRMLSVLALDLDRFKDVNDTYGHAAGDTVLAEFARRVRGEIREVDLAFRQGGEEFVLLLPETDARGAAIVAERLGAAVRDTAIAVEAYAGPVLVTVSVGIAVFPDHGSTGREVLEAADDALYAAKAAGRDTYRVAEVRSDLPTREIPVLACAVSPPDGLPRAGQPVQATREPGGPARSDPAVGVPESSLAGPAHARPDSADDTPDSATGGARAGPDAARPGSGGGASSGPQPPRQSRGR